In Amycolatopsis methanolica 239, a single genomic region encodes these proteins:
- a CDS encoding sodium-translocating pyrophosphatase, with amino-acid sequence MSRQTLAEGLEFSGGDYGIAAVVAVIALIALVIGWLLLKEVLAAGQGTTKMQDIAKAVQEGAAAYLKRQRNTLSIFGVVVFLLLLALPAEDWNERIGRSLFFLVGAVFSFLIGYTGMWLATRANLRVAAASREPGGREKAMRAAFRTGGAVGMFTVGLGLFGAAVVVLVYTGQAPKVLEGFGFGAALIAMFMRVGGGIFTKAADVGADLVGKVEQNIPEDDPRNAATIADNVGDNVGDCAGMAADLFESYAVTLVAALILGSTAFGVDGLLFPLIVPAIGVITAVIGVYITRARSGENGLVTINRSFYISAAISAVLCAIAAFVYLPGSFAEFGADQAGIDGNPALIAFVAVIIGIVLAGVILKLTGYYTGTEHGPVKNVGDTSRTGAATVILSGISVGFESAVYTALVIGAAVFGAYLLGGTIALFAVALAGTGLLTTVGVIVAMDTFGPVSDNAQGIAEMSGEVDENAAQILTELDAVGNTTKAITKGIAIATAVLAATALFGSYQDSISKALADIGESAAGVKSFVDTIVSPNTLVGVIIGAAVVFLFSGLAVNAVSRAAGAVVYEVRRQFRDIPGIMEGTTRPEYGKVVDIVTRDSLRELATPGLLAVFAPIAVGFGLGTGALAGYLAGAIATGTLMAIFLANSGGAWDNAKKLVEDGHHGGKGSEAHAATVIGDTVGDPFKDTAGPAINPLIKVMNLVSVLIAPAVVQFSIGPDASAGVRIAISLVAVAIIIAAIVVSKRRASVMTETPSEDATPAKTA; translated from the coding sequence ATGTCCCGGCAGACCCTCGCGGAGGGCCTCGAGTTTTCCGGAGGTGACTACGGCATCGCGGCCGTCGTCGCCGTCATCGCCCTGATCGCACTGGTCATCGGCTGGCTCCTGCTCAAGGAGGTGCTGGCCGCCGGCCAGGGCACCACGAAGATGCAGGACATCGCCAAGGCCGTACAGGAAGGGGCGGCCGCGTATCTGAAGCGGCAGCGCAACACCCTCTCGATCTTCGGTGTAGTGGTGTTCCTGCTGCTCCTCGCGCTCCCGGCGGAGGACTGGAACGAGCGCATCGGCCGCTCGCTGTTCTTCCTCGTCGGCGCGGTGTTCTCGTTCCTCATCGGCTACACCGGCATGTGGCTGGCGACGCGGGCCAACCTGCGGGTCGCCGCCGCCTCCCGCGAGCCGGGCGGCCGGGAGAAGGCGATGCGCGCCGCGTTCCGCACCGGCGGCGCGGTCGGCATGTTCACCGTCGGCCTCGGCCTGTTCGGCGCCGCGGTCGTCGTGCTCGTCTACACCGGCCAGGCGCCGAAGGTGCTCGAGGGCTTCGGCTTCGGCGCCGCGCTGATCGCGATGTTCATGCGTGTCGGCGGCGGCATCTTCACCAAGGCCGCCGACGTGGGCGCGGACCTGGTCGGCAAGGTCGAGCAGAACATCCCGGAGGACGACCCGCGCAACGCGGCCACCATCGCCGACAACGTGGGCGACAACGTGGGTGACTGCGCCGGCATGGCGGCCGACCTCTTCGAGTCCTACGCGGTGACCCTGGTCGCCGCGCTCATCCTCGGCAGCACCGCGTTCGGTGTCGACGGCCTGCTGTTCCCGCTGATCGTGCCCGCCATCGGTGTCATCACCGCGGTCATCGGCGTCTACATCACGCGCGCCCGTTCCGGTGAGAACGGCCTGGTCACGATCAACCGCTCGTTCTACATCTCGGCAGCCATTTCCGCGGTGCTGTGCGCGATCGCCGCGTTTGTCTACCTGCCCGGCTCGTTCGCCGAGTTCGGCGCGGACCAGGCGGGCATCGACGGCAACCCGGCGCTCATCGCGTTCGTCGCCGTGATCATCGGCATCGTGCTGGCCGGCGTGATCCTGAAGCTGACCGGCTACTACACCGGCACCGAGCACGGGCCGGTGAAGAACGTCGGGGACACCTCGCGGACCGGCGCCGCGACCGTCATCCTGTCCGGCATCTCGGTCGGCTTCGAGTCGGCCGTCTACACCGCGCTGGTGATCGGCGCGGCGGTGTTCGGCGCCTACCTGCTCGGCGGCACGATCGCGCTGTTCGCGGTCGCGCTCGCCGGCACCGGTCTGCTGACCACGGTCGGCGTCATCGTCGCGATGGACACCTTTGGCCCGGTCTCGGACAACGCGCAGGGCATCGCGGAGATGTCTGGCGAGGTCGACGAGAACGCGGCGCAGATCCTGACCGAGCTGGACGCGGTCGGCAACACCACCAAGGCGATCACCAAGGGCATCGCGATCGCGACCGCCGTGCTGGCGGCGACCGCGCTGTTCGGTTCGTACCAGGACTCGATCTCCAAGGCGCTGGCCGACATCGGCGAGTCCGCGGCGGGCGTGAAGTCGTTCGTGGACACCATCGTCAGCCCGAACACGCTGGTCGGCGTGATCATCGGCGCCGCGGTGGTCTTCCTGTTCTCCGGTCTCGCGGTCAACGCCGTGTCCCGCGCCGCGGGCGCGGTGGTGTACGAGGTGCGCCGCCAGTTCCGGGACATTCCGGGGATCATGGAGGGCACCACGCGGCCCGAGTACGGCAAGGTCGTGGACATCGTCACCCGCGACTCGCTGCGTGAGCTGGCCACCCCGGGTCTGCTCGCGGTGTTCGCCCCGATCGCCGTCGGCTTCGGCCTCGGCACCGGCGCGCTGGCCGGTTACCTGGCGGGGGCGATCGCGACCGGCACCCTGATGGCGATCTTTCTGGCCAACTCCGGTGGCGCCTGGGACAACGCGAAGAAGCTGGTCGAGGACGGCCACCACGGTGGCAAGGGCTCCGAGGCGCACGCCGCGACGGTCATCGGCGACACCGTCGGCGACCCGTTCAAGGACACCGCGGGCCCGGCGATCAACCCGCTGATCAAGGTGATGAACCTGGTCTCGGTGCTGATCGCGCCCGCCGTCGTGCAGTTCTCGATCGGGCCGGACGCCTCCGCGGGCGTGCGGATCGCGATTTCGCTGGTCGCGGTGGCGATCATCATCGCCGCGATCGTGGTGTCGAAGCGGCGCGCGAGCGTCATGACGGAGACGCCGAGCGAGGACGCCACCCCGGCGAAGACCGCCTGA
- a CDS encoding MerR family transcriptional regulator — MDEPLSIVQVSKASGVTSRTLRHYDDIGLLPPAFADTSGRRYYQREQLIRLQQILLLRELGLGLDTIAEVLDGSVSRAEALRLHRKWLLAERDRLDRLADTVARTIEELEGGEHMSAKELFEGFSPHSEKAKWLAEEAVERWGEDAVQSHERSKRWSDEKWDAVKRQGAEAAERLAELLREGVPADDERALDAVAAHRAWLESFWTPDAESYTGLGRLYSDDERFRGVYEAIHPGLAEYLRDAMAAYARARMS; from the coding sequence ATGGACGAACCGCTGTCGATCGTCCAGGTGTCCAAGGCCTCCGGGGTGACCTCCCGGACCCTGCGGCACTACGACGACATCGGCCTGCTGCCACCGGCCTTCGCCGACACCAGCGGGAGGCGCTACTACCAGCGGGAACAGCTCATCCGGCTGCAGCAGATCCTGCTGCTGCGGGAGCTGGGACTCGGCCTGGACACGATCGCCGAGGTCCTCGACGGGTCCGTGTCCAGGGCCGAGGCCCTGCGGCTGCACCGGAAATGGCTGCTGGCGGAGCGCGATCGGCTGGACCGGCTCGCCGACACCGTCGCCCGGACCATCGAAGAACTGGAAGGAGGGGAACACATGTCCGCCAAGGAACTGTTCGAGGGGTTTTCGCCGCACTCGGAGAAGGCGAAGTGGCTGGCAGAGGAAGCGGTGGAACGGTGGGGTGAGGACGCCGTGCAGTCGCACGAGCGGAGCAAGCGCTGGTCGGACGAGAAGTGGGACGCCGTCAAGCGGCAGGGCGCTGAGGCGGCCGAGCGGCTGGCCGAGCTGCTCCGGGAGGGTGTCCCGGCCGACGACGAGCGCGCGCTCGACGCGGTCGCGGCCCACCGCGCCTGGCTGGAGAGCTTCTGGACGCCGGACGCCGAGTCCTACACCGGCCTCGGCCGGCTGTACAGCGACGACGAACGCTTCCGCGGGGTTTACGAGGCGATCCACCCCGGGCTCGCCGAGTACCTGCGTGACGCGATGGCCGCGTACGCCCGCGCCCGGATGAGCTAG